The Haloarcula laminariae genomic sequence GGTGCCTAAAGATAGGAACTTTTTAGACATTAGGTAGGCCTAAAAGACACATGGACCGACGTGAATTCGTAGCCGCGGCGGGCACAGCAGTCACAGGGGCCCTCGCCGGCTGTGGCGCGTTCCCGCCGGGCGACGACCCGGCCGATGGCAACCAGACCGCGACCGAATGGGCCACATCCGAGCCCATAGAAGAGAACCTGGAGGACCCCGAGACGGCGGAGGACGGCTCCTACTCGGTGTCGATAGAACCGATGGGCGAAGTGACGTTCGACGGCGTCCCCGAGACCTGGGTCGGCAACAACGGGAGCTGGGCCGATATGGCGCTCGCGCTGGGCGTAACGGCGCCGAAAGCCCTCTGGCTTCCGTCCCGCTACTATACGAGATACTACGACGACATTCCGAACGTGTCGGTCGACGGGTCAAGCATCTCGGCGCTGTACTCGGACGGGGTCGGCAAAGAGCAGTTTTACGACCTCGACGGCGACGTCCACATCTTCGACCCGAACTTCCTGCAGAACCGCTACAGCGGCTGGGAGCAGGCCGACATCGACGACGTCGCCGACATCGCTCCCATCTTCGGTAACAGCAGCTTCACGCACAACTACGACTGGCACAGCGGCTACCGCTACTACACCATCGAGGAAGCGTTCGCGAAACTCGCCAAGGTGTTCCGACGGGCGGACCACTACAACGCTATCGCCTCGGTCCGCAACGACTTCATCCGGAACCTCTCGGACGTGGTCCCCGACGACGCGGCGGACCGTCCGGACGTCGCGAACATCTGGGGGAGCAACCAGCCAGAATCGTTCTACCCCTACCACATCGGACAGGGGACGTCCTACCGCCAGCTCCGCGACCTCCAGGTCGGCGACGCGCTCGCGAAAGCCGGCGTACCGGACTTCTACGACACCCGGGGGCAGATAGACTACGAGACGCTCCTCGACGCCGACCCGGACGTCCTGCTCGTGCGCGGCCACGAGGACAAGTCGCGCTCGGAGTTCGAGGACAAGGTGGTCTCGTTCATGGAGGACCACGACACGGCGAGCACGCTGCGGGCCGTCCGGAACGGCGAGGTGTACCGCGGCGGGCCGCTCTACCAGGGCCCCATCACGAACATGGTCGTCGCCGAGCGGCAGGCAGGACAGCTGTACGGCGCCGACGCGGACCTCTTCGACCGACAGCGCGTCGGCGAAATCGTCAACGGGAACCTGTAGCACAGCCAATGGAGACTGACGAGGCCGGCACCAGCGACCGAGCGGCGACAGTCGCCGCCGACGCACCCGGCTGGATAGACGTACCGCTGGTGACGCTGGCAATCGTGAGCGTGCTCGTCACCGCGTTCGCCGGACTGCTGCAGGTGAGCTACGGGACCTACGAACTCTCCCTCGAAACGGCGTGGGCGACGATATTCGACCCGTCGCTGCTCTCCAATCCGGCCGTCTGGAAGGCGTTTCTGCTGGGGTCCGAGCTGCCCGCCCTTCCCCCGCGCTCCATCGTCGTCTGGAACATCCGCATGCCACGCGTCGCCGTCGGCCTGCTGGTCGGTGCGAACCTCAGCGTGTCGGGCGCGATATTCCAGGCCATCACCCGGAACGACCTGGCCAGCCCCCAGACGCTCGGTGTCAACGCCGGTGCCGGGCTGGCCGTGCTGCTGACGCTGGTGGTCTACACGGGGCTGACCCACCTCCTGCCGCTGGTCGCAGCGCTCGGCGGGACCGTGGCCTTCCTCCTCGTCTACGCCATCGCGTGGAACGGCGGGACGAGCCCGGTCAGGCTGATTCTGGCCGGTATCATCGTCGCGACGGTGTTCAACGCGCTGCAGACGGCCCTGTTCTTCGTCGCCGACGACCTCGGCGTCGTTCAGACGGCGCTGGCGTGGACGACTGGGTCGCTGTCCGGGGTCGACTGGGAGGAGTTCCGGATTATCCTCCCGGTAACGCTCGTCGGACTCCCGCTGTCCCTGGCCGGCGCCAGACATCTGAACGTGCTGGTCCTGGGCGAAGGGACCGCGAAGTCCCTCGGCATGAACGTCGAGCGGATGCGATTCGGGCTCTCCGGCGTGGCGATACTCACGGCCAGTTCGGCCATCGCCGTCGCCGGCATCGTCGGCTTCGTCGGCCTCATCGTGCCGCATCTGGTCCGGACTATCGTCGGCAGCGACTACCGCCGCGTCGTCCTCGGCTCCATCTTCGTCGGGCCGGCGCTGCTCGCCGTCGCCGACGTGGGGTCACGCCTCGGCGCCGCGATGTTCGTCTTCATGGTCGGCGTCAGCGGCGTCGCGACCGCGGGGCTGTTCGTCCTCGCGGGCCTGGCCCTCTATCTCTACGACGCGGACCGAATCGACAGGAGCTACCGCCGGTTCGTGGCTGGCGCCGCCGCCGTCGGTATCCTGGCGTTCGGCGTGACGGCGCTGCTGGGCGGCCCCAGCGTCGGCGACTCGCAGGTCCCGGTCGGCATCGTGACCGGGCTCATCGGCGGCCCGTACTTCCTCTATCTGATGCGGCGGCGCCAACAAATAGGTGATCTCTGATGGCAACACAAGACAGCGACGGCCGAACGGAACGCGTACAGCAATCGGCGACCGAGGGGACCGCTCAGGACAGCGCCCTCTCCGCGACGGACCTCGAAGTCAGCTACGCCACCAGCGACGGGCCGGTCGTCACCGTCGACCGCCTCGACATCCCCGAGGGGGAGATAACGGCGCTGGTCGGTCCGAACGGGAGCGGAAAGAGCACCATCATCAAATCGCTGGCCGACCAGTTGGCCCCGGACACCGGGGAGATACTGCTGCAGGGCGAGGCCATCGCGAGCTACGACGGGAAGGCGCTGGCCCGGGAACTGGGCCACCTCTCACAGGAGAACGACGCGCCCGCCTCGGTCAGCGTCGAGGACCTCGTCTTCCACGGCCGCTACCCGTACCGCGGCTTCTTCGGGGCGGTGGACACGGACGACCGCGAGGCCGTCGAGCGGGCCATCGACCTCGCCGGCGTCGACCACCTCCGCGAGGAGAACGTCGGCAACCTCTCGGGCGGTCAGAAACAGCTCGCGTTCATCGCGATGGTGCTGGCCCAGGAGACGGACGTGCTCTTGCTCGACGAGCCGACGACGTATCTGGACCTCCACCACCAGCTGCGCGTGATGGAGACCGTCGAGCGCCTCAACGCCGAGCGCGGCGTCACCGTCGCCGTCGTCCTCCACGACATCGCGCAGGCGGCCCGCTTTGCGGACTACCTCATCGCGCTGGACGACGGCGAGGTGTACGACTGGGGGCCGCCCACCGACGTCGTGACCGAGGAGTTACTCCGGGACGTCTTCGACATCGAGGCGGCCGTGCGCTACACGCCCGAGCCGGAGATAACGCCCCAGCGCTCCCTGTGACCATGGTCGGACGGACGCTCTCCGACATCAGAGCGCGCCTGGAAGAGCTGTCGGTCGCTATCGGCCCCTACAGGGTCGTCAGTGCCAAGACCGGCGACGGCCCCTTCCCGGTGACCGGCCTACAGTTCCCCGACCGGGCGACCGCGGCCGAAGCCGCCACCGTCGCGTCGGCGTACCGGCGCGCGCTGCGGCGATACGACCCGCGCGTGAGGGTTCACGGGCTCGTCGTCACCGAGACGGGGGTCGGTTCCGAGACCACTCCGGGGCCGCCGGAGACGCTCCCGGAGTACTGCCACGCCGTCGCCGGCGCCCTGTTCGAGACGCTCTCGGACCGCCACGGCCCGGTCGAGCGCACGGTCATGGACGCGTATCTCGCGGCCGCCGAGGGGACGACGGACCGCGAGCGGCTCTGTCTCACGATGCTCGAACGGTCGGCCGAGGCGCTGGAGGCACAACTCACCGCCAGCGAGCAGGCCACGGTGCTCGCGACCACGGCCGGCCGGCTCCCGCCGCTCGACACCGACGCGGCGCCGCTCGTCGACGCGCTTCGGTCGCTTCGGGACACCGGGCTCCTGTCGGCGTACAGCGTCGACCGGACCCCGGGCAGTGCCGGTCGTCCCACACAGCGCGTCACGGTCGAGGGGTACCGGCTGTCGCTCTCGGCCGAGCGCTGTCCGGTCCTGCCAATCGCCGTCGAGTTGCTCCGCCGGACCGCCGTGACCCCGCGAATCACCGACCTGACGCGGACGGCGACCGGGTGGACCTTCGCCGTCGCCACGGCGGGCGACGGGCCGGCCGCCGGCCTTTCCGTCGCGGCGACGCGGAGTTGAAATTTCCCGGCGAGAGCTGAGCGACCGTAACGAATACACGCTCCCCCTGAGAGGAGCGACACATGGGAGTCGCAGTAATCGGCGCGTCGATGACGAAGTTCGGGCAGCGCGACGCCTGGCTCCAGGAGCTGCTCTCGCAGGCGGGCGAGGCGTGTCTGGACGACGCCGGCGTCACACCGAAGCAAGTAGAGCACCTGTACGTCTCGAACATGGCCAGCGGCGAGTTCGAGGGCCAGGGGGGCGTCATGAACGCGCTGGCCCACGACCTCGGCGTGTTGCCCGCGTACAGCGAACGGGTCGACCAGACCTCCTCGTCGGGCGGGGCGGGCATCTACGAGGCCTGGCAGTCCATCGCGTCGGGCGCAAGCGAGATGACGCTGCTCGTCGGGGGAGAGAAGATGACCCACAAGACGACCGGGCAGGCGACGGACGTCATCGCCTCCATCACCCACCCCGCGGAGTACAAACACGGCGTCACGCTGCCTTCCTTTGCCGGGATGACCGCCCGGCACTACCTGGAGCGGTTCGACGCACCCCGGGAGTCGCTGGCCCGCGTGGCCGTCAAGAACCACCGGAACGGCGTCGACAACCCCAACGCGCAGTTCCAGAAGGAGATCTCCGTCGAGAAAGCCCTGGAGTCGCCCATCATCGCGGACCCGCTCCGGCTGTACGACTTCTGTCCCATCACGGACGGCAGCGCGGCGATGCTGTTTACGACTGAAGAGCGCGCCAAGGAGATCACCGACGAGTACGCCGTCGTCTCCGGCATCGGCGGGGCGACCGACACCCACGTCGTCCACGAGCGCGACGACCCCACAATCATGGGCGGCGTCGTCGAGTCGAGCGAGCAGGCCTACGAGATGGCCGGCATCGGCCCCGACGACCTCGACGCCGCGGAGCTGCACGACATGTTCACCATCCTGGAGTTTCTCCAGCTGGAGGGTATCGGCGTCGCCGAGCAGGGCACCGCC encodes the following:
- a CDS encoding FecCD family ABC transporter permease codes for the protein METDEAGTSDRAATVAADAPGWIDVPLVTLAIVSVLVTAFAGLLQVSYGTYELSLETAWATIFDPSLLSNPAVWKAFLLGSELPALPPRSIVVWNIRMPRVAVGLLVGANLSVSGAIFQAITRNDLASPQTLGVNAGAGLAVLLTLVVYTGLTHLLPLVAALGGTVAFLLVYAIAWNGGTSPVRLILAGIIVATVFNALQTALFFVADDLGVVQTALAWTTGSLSGVDWEEFRIILPVTLVGLPLSLAGARHLNVLVLGEGTAKSLGMNVERMRFGLSGVAILTASSAIAVAGIVGFVGLIVPHLVRTIVGSDYRRVVLGSIFVGPALLAVADVGSRLGAAMFVFMVGVSGVATAGLFVLAGLALYLYDADRIDRSYRRFVAGAAAVGILAFGVTALLGGPSVGDSQVPVGIVTGLIGGPYFLYLMRRRQQIGDL
- a CDS encoding ABC transporter ATP-binding protein — encoded protein: MATQDSDGRTERVQQSATEGTAQDSALSATDLEVSYATSDGPVVTVDRLDIPEGEITALVGPNGSGKSTIIKSLADQLAPDTGEILLQGEAIASYDGKALARELGHLSQENDAPASVSVEDLVFHGRYPYRGFFGAVDTDDREAVERAIDLAGVDHLREENVGNLSGGQKQLAFIAMVLAQETDVLLLDEPTTYLDLHHQLRVMETVERLNAERGVTVAVVLHDIAQAARFADYLIALDDGEVYDWGPPTDVVTEELLRDVFDIEAAVRYTPEPEITPQRSL
- a CDS encoding DUF7551 domain-containing protein, coding for MVGRTLSDIRARLEELSVAIGPYRVVSAKTGDGPFPVTGLQFPDRATAAEAATVASAYRRALRRYDPRVRVHGLVVTETGVGSETTPGPPETLPEYCHAVAGALFETLSDRHGPVERTVMDAYLAAAEGTTDRERLCLTMLERSAEALEAQLTASEQATVLATTAGRLPPLDTDAAPLVDALRSLRDTGLLSAYSVDRTPGSAGRPTQRVTVEGYRLSLSAERCPVLPIAVELLRRTAVTPRITDLTRTATGWTFAVATAGDGPAAGLSVAATRS
- a CDS encoding thiolase C-terminal domain-containing protein, which codes for MGVAVIGASMTKFGQRDAWLQELLSQAGEACLDDAGVTPKQVEHLYVSNMASGEFEGQGGVMNALAHDLGVLPAYSERVDQTSSSGGAGIYEAWQSIASGASEMTLLVGGEKMTHKTTGQATDVIASITHPAEYKHGVTLPSFAGMTARHYLERFDAPRESLARVAVKNHRNGVDNPNAQFQKEISVEKALESPIIADPLRLYDFCPITDGSAAMLFTTEERAKEITDEYAVVSGIGGATDTHVVHERDDPTIMGGVVESSEQAYEMAGIGPDDLDAAELHDMFTILEFLQLEGIGVAEQGTAWELAMDGSTAKDGELPINTSGGLKSKGHPLGASGVAQGVEIYEQLVGEAGPRQVEADTALACNVGGFGNCVITTIMEAAE
- a CDS encoding ABC transporter substrate-binding protein, translating into MDRREFVAAAGTAVTGALAGCGAFPPGDDPADGNQTATEWATSEPIEENLEDPETAEDGSYSVSIEPMGEVTFDGVPETWVGNNGSWADMALALGVTAPKALWLPSRYYTRYYDDIPNVSVDGSSISALYSDGVGKEQFYDLDGDVHIFDPNFLQNRYSGWEQADIDDVADIAPIFGNSSFTHNYDWHSGYRYYTIEEAFAKLAKVFRRADHYNAIASVRNDFIRNLSDVVPDDAADRPDVANIWGSNQPESFYPYHIGQGTSYRQLRDLQVGDALAKAGVPDFYDTRGQIDYETLLDADPDVLLVRGHEDKSRSEFEDKVVSFMEDHDTASTLRAVRNGEVYRGGPLYQGPITNMVVAERQAGQLYGADADLFDRQRVGEIVNGNL